The following nucleotide sequence is from Solanum dulcamara chromosome 7, daSolDulc1.2, whole genome shotgun sequence.
cTCAatctggcgtttgcgaagttattagcacaaataataagattaagggtgcaattcccagattatccaattaaagctattcaccttgataatgctggagaatttacatctcaagcttttgatgattattgcttaacaattggaaaaaaaattgaacatcctgttgctcatgtttaTACTcgaaatggccttgcagagtcatttataagcGCTTACAATTGCTAGCAAGACCTAtattaatgaaaacaaaattgttgattattgtttggggtcatgctatcttacatgcaacaacacttgtacgtctcagaccgacaaattataataaatactctccatcacaattagtatttggtcatgagcaaAATATAGCCCATCTAGGAATTTTTAATTGTGCGATATATGTGTCCGTAACACCACCACAATGTATAAAAATGGGCcatcaacgaaggttgggcatatatgttgggttagactcaccctccataattcgctaccttgaaccattgataggagacttatttactgctcgatttgcagattgttggtttgatgaaataacttttttcGCAATTAGgggaagagaaaaaggaacccaaaagagaaattgcatggaaagtttcatcactatctcattttgatccacgcaccTGCACATGTGAGCAAGAGGTCcaaaagatcatccacttacagaaaatagcaactTAAATGTCAGAtgtatttactgatttgaaacggataactatgTCACATATCTTTGCAGTGAATATGCCTATCTgtattgatgtcccaaaagaatcatctactagtatcatagcttttgaatcccaaacacgTCTGGTAGAGCATTGGGTTCAAGgcataaaaatcctagaaagagaagcgtgagaaataataaagatgatactacaaaagaacctcctgaagaaggtcaagatttgagtgatcctgatattcctgaaaaAATCAGTGAATCtaagactcaagtgaatgaagaactttcaataagttctattGGTGATGAGATAagtttagatcgatcaaaaatcacgatggataatatttttgcatataatgttgcacttaccctcaagcaagatagtgaaagtcttgagcctaaatctgtcgaagaatgtcgacgtagatgtgattgacTAGAATgacaaaagacaattcaatcagaattagactcacttgctaaatgtgaggtttttggacctgtagtccaaacccctgaaggtgtaaaaccagttgactataaatgggtttttgtgcgaaaacaaaataatagaaatgaaattgtaagatacaaggcacgccttgttgcacaaggattctctcaaagattcGGGGTAAACTATGaaaaaacatattcacctgttatggatggaataacttttcgatatctcatcagtttagctatatataaaatcttgaaatacatctaatagaTGTaattacagcttacctttatggtttaGTTGAttatgaaatttacatgaaaatcccagaagaATTAAAATTGTCTGAAGCATGAACTAAGTCTGaggagatgtactcaatcaaattgcaaagattactatatggtctgaaacaatcaggacgtatgtggtataatcgccttagtgagtacttgataaatgaaagttatataaatgatattatttctccatgtgtttttattaagaaaacggaattaGAGTTTGTTATAATcgccatttatgttgatgacataaatcccATTGGAaaccctgaagaggtccaaaaggcaattgaatatctaaataaaaaattttaaatgaaagatcttggaaagacaaacTTTGTCTAgatctgcaaattgaacatttagcaaaaagggtctttgtccaccaatctgtctacactgagaaaattttaaaatgattttacatggacaaagcacatccattaagtactccaatggttgttcgatcactataagtggataaagatccatttcgacctccggaggagaatgaagaacttcttgatcctcaagtaccatatctcagtgttattggtgcacttatgtatcttgttAACGCAATCAGActtgatataacattttctgttaatttgctggcaaggtatagttcaacCCCAACGCGAAAACATTGaaatggtatcaaacatattttgcgatacctaaagggtaccattgatatgagtttgttttatactaacaaaggttatgcagatgcaggttatttaccAGACCCActtaaagctcgatctcaaataggctatttatttacatacggaggaactgctctaaaatggcgatctacaaagcagtctattgttgctacttcttcaaatcatgttgaaataataacaattcataaagcaagtatagaatgtgtgtggttgagatcgatgatacagttcatcaaagaaagatgtggcctggaaaatgatgtcaaagtaccacagttatattcgaagataatgtcgcgtgcatagctcaattgaaaggcgacttcataaaaggagacagaacgaaacatatttcaccaaaattattcttcacacatgatctctagaagaatagtgatattgatgtacaacaagttcgttcgagtgataatcttgcagatttattcacaaaagcATTACTAACAttaacttttgagaagctaagatataagattggaatgcgtcatctccaaaatatcaaatgaagttttcatcgggggagtaaaatacgcgttgtactctttttcccttaaccaaggttttgtcccactggatttttctgataaggtttttaataagGCAGTAATCAAGGtatattaccagatgtgtgtactctttttccttcactaggcttttaTCCATtggattttttctagtaaggttttaacgaggcataACTTCTATGGGtgttcagaataactatgtatattgttttttgtaaagttttttaatgagacacattacatgtggacatccaaggggggtGTTATGAAAGAACAACATGTAATAGATGTTCCACTTTCATTAGTGGTACCCACTAAATGTTATGTTACCATTTCTCCATTATTTATCCTCTGATTtctttggctataaatagccttggAGATTAGAGAATGTTGATACACTGAAGAAGAAATAATACATAACTCTTCTACTTCTTTCTTCTTCCGCAtaattctctcaactctctttttcttttactgtctctccttcttattaatttgctaagtttagtttgttttataacaaaaatgattttttcGGATCTTTTATATGTAAATTTAAATATGTAATAAAATCACAAGTGCCTCGAGGAAATTGATTGGTGCCATATGCTTGATTCCTTCTGTGCAGTTTTCTTTGCTAGAAATGGGTTTACTATaggtttttaaattatttattagatTCCGCAATAGACTTTCATTTCTATAGTTGGTTGTTGCTGAATATAGTCTTGCTGCATGGTGCTTCATGTTCTCGGATACTTGAACAAATGGGAGGTACATAATCTAAGAATTCTATGAAAGGACAGTACATAAACTTTATTTAGCTAGTTTATTTACAATAGCATGAGATGGGCTATTTATATACTGCTTACAAACAACAATCCTAACATGTAAAAGAAGAATATGATTGACAAATGACTATGAAATATAATACGAAGGAATATGAGTTCATCTAATTAAATATCTATTCTCTTGATTGTCCTCTGAGAGATGCTAGTCGAGCCACAAAGTCATCGTAGTCTGGTAGTTTAGGATGGACATGTCTATTTGAACCCAACATATCAGGTTGACATGAATTTGCTCGAACGTGCCCTCTACTTATATCTCTTGGACTTGTTTGTTCACGTTCTGTTGGAAGGGATAGCGCCCTACTCCCCATACTTCTCCGCCTTGGAACTTTACTAGGACTGTCAACTGCAGCTTCTTTTGGTGTGTTAACTAATTTTTGGGACTTTTTCCTGCTTAAGTACATCAACAGCCTGTCAATCAGCTTTTCCTCTTCATCCTGAGGTTCCTTATCATCACCAATTGAGACTTTTGTGCCACGTCTCGTCCTAGCTGATCTTGACTTGTCCTTGGCCTTTTCAGCTGTATCATCCTTGCAATTTTCTTCTCCAGTGGAACTAGTAGGAGAGGCGGTATCTGAAGAGTTTTTTGTTAAACTCGCTCTTGATTTGATATAAGGAGGGAGAATTGACCTATAATGCAATGGCTTCTTGTCATCAGATTCTTCTTCAGGAACAATCTCAATCTCTGGTTTATTGTGTTGCCTTTTGATCACTTCAATATCTTTGACTGGAGGCGAATCGTCAGATTTTCTGCTAAGGCTATCTCTTCTCCTTCTGTTACTTCTCTCCCTCCTTCTCATTGGCGAACTTTGTTCATCATCAGGGACCACCTTTCTGCCATTAGATGAATTGTGCTCTGATTTATCCTTGGACAGTTGCCTCACGTTCTCACGATTAAACTTAGCAACTTCAGAATCTTTCTTCTGAGGTGGTTCTTCCATCTTCCCGTGTAGATTGTGCTTCTGATCACTCTGACTCTTTGTCCAGTCCTGCAAAAGAATCAGATAAGATCTAGATGAAGGCTAATTAAATGTGAAACTCCAAACAGAGAGGATAACAGAAtgtgaaaaattgaaataactTTCAATTCTTTATACATCAAACTTAATTTTAGcaattcaaatttcaagttGGCTTAGATACAAGAAAACAGGATATTATGATGTTCTATTGAACGCTTACTTGTTCCGACACTAGCGGATTGTATAGCTTCTGCTCCAAAGCCTTTGAATTCCATTCTATACCAGATTCTGATGCTATATCTTTCATCAACTGAAGCTTCATCTCCTTTGTCAGTGGCACTGACTTTAAGCTCTGGAGAAACTGTATAGAGAGAGAGCGCGTTTATTTTCCAGATGGAGATAGAAAAAGTAAAGTTGCATTTGTAAATTTTATAGAAAAATGTTATCTGATGGAGAAAGCATGAGTGACTACCTCTTTACTGACATGACATTCTAGGAAATTTCCATATCTCTCAGTAAATACAGTTCTTAGTTCGCGTAATTCTGGAACGTCCGCAAATCTTGCTGCTGCAAAGTTCAAAGATGCCACCGCTTCTCTGCACTCCTCAGGGCATTCCCTATAAGCAAAAATTACCCAGAAATTGAGGATTATCATTTGTATCACCATATTCAGCTCAGAATATCTGAAGGAAGCTATTTGCAATGTTTCATCCCATCTCACAAATtataacatatataaaataatagaatgATATGTTGCTCACACTCTCCAAAAATAATGTTGCACTCATCTAAGACCATCCAAAACTACACTACTTTTTGAGTATCTGACAAGCACCAaacaacatttttgaagagtatgtagcctctcaaagataagtcaCGCACATCTCCACACCGATctgtaggactctactagatgttagatATGTACATGTGACATGATATAAACAgttaaagatccctcccaaaacctggaagtcacaagtacagacaAAAATCTTCAAGTAGACCTAATGATCAATGCTaaactcaagttcccttctccttaTGCCCAAATAGGACTTTGGGAAGGCTTTAAGTTTttcaagtgtagaactgaaaatatggttccgtaagcatcataatatacatatatacacctccacggtTTTTAGGAacgtcgtatataattaattcacgaagagaaaatttagaaaactcacctttaagctTCCAAACTAAATGGAGTGCTAGCTCAGAAATATTTTTCCCAATTATCAATGTCCACAAATATGAAAACGATATTGCATGCATTCCGCAATGTTCAAACAATTGTGCTTAATGAACCTAATTAAGCAATCTTGACAAGCCAACTAATGAAAATACATATCGACTAAACAAACTGCCAGAGGATTAACAGCAACCACCATGAATTTGAATACACAAAATATTCTAACAATTTATGTCTCACATGGATACGAGAGCATCACACGTAGaaaaaagcaagaaaataattatttaaagacACATACCTCTGTTTATACATCACCGAAAGATTATTTGAGATGTGTTCACAATACTGCTCCAAGAAATCATAACATCTAGAGAGATTCAGCTCAACCAGAAGGCCTTCAGCCTGTTGCAAACAACCAAGATCCCAAATTAGAATAAATTGAGCTATCCACACAATTGCTAGCCACTTAAATTTCTAGACTCGCCATTACATGAAATAAATTTAGCTCTGCCAACTTCGAGGCAATCACTGATTCATCCTATACAACTAATTTTCCTTCCAAAATCTATGTTCAGCAATCACATAAAGCCCCTGAGCAGGTTCTCAGTATAATTTATAGATGCCAAGTGATTCCAAGCATTAATGATTGAAATCACGTTGTCTTCAGAAATGCAGTCATTTCTAGACGCTCAGGGTCTATGAAAAACAGTCTTTCTAcccacaaaggtaggggtagAGATTACACTGTGGATGTTGTTATTGTTTAGTATTTTCTGGACGGAGATCTTCATAATATTTGATGAGAGAAAAATCCATTACATCAAAAGAGGATGAAAGAGAAAACGGTATCTCAATATTGCAGCATTTCTTGATCCTTGATTGTATAACTaatcacaacaacaacataccaacataccaagtgaaatcccacaaagcGAGGTCTGTGGCAGATAGAGAGTGTACTCAAACCTTATAAGAGCCCTTTTTTTCGAAAGAACCAgtgaaacaaatataacaaatcaCAAAGGGAAAAAAGTGACAAAACAGAAGGCAGATTTGGAAAGATTTCTTAACAAGGTACTACAAATTTCAAGATTTAAATCTCAGTAatcaaagaaaggaaaaagaaaaatttaccCTGCTGTAGGCATTGATGTCCAATCCAGTTTTAAGGAGGTCGGCTATGTCATTCTTCAAATACTTCAGCATTGCATTCCGCTTCCTTTTTACCATCTCGATTCGAGTCTTTGTGAGCTTTATTGTCGACTTGCtgtacaagaaaaaaaattaaaaaaataccaaaGAATTCAAAACCCACCCCAAAAAATTAACAGAGAGAAAAACAGAGCCGTTTTGCAGAATTATTGTTATTACCTTTTGGCGTAGAATTTGCTTTTCAGCCATGCGTCTAACATCTTGAATTTCTTGGAGTTCCCAAAATGAAAGGGATCACCAATTTATACAAGATGGAAAAAATGCAACTCAATTCACGATAAGAATCAACTTCGaaaaaggtaaaagaaaagaaaagaattagCTACTGCTTTGTTTTGATAAAGGGGAAAAGAAACCTTTATGGATGTCAAGTCTAAGACAAGTTCCTGCTTATCCCAGAATCTAAATGGACAtgaataaagaataaaatttatcttacttttttttaatataaaaaagcTAAGAAGAACCCATGAAGATCGATGGCCTTAAATAAATACACATGCACAAGAGAAGTATATTTATGgggaagaaaaataagaatttatatATGAGTATGTAGCAGCTGGCTGTTGATTGAGAATCTTTAGGTGCCCCGTCGGATTTTACTGTCAGTAATAAGCGGGTCTGATAACGGTAAAAATGGGAAACGTTGAGGCCATATCATGCGCTTATACAATACGAAATTGGCGGGCCGtattatcaaataaataatggGAGTAAAAAACGGGAGAGAACTAAGGATCCACCTTATTTTCACcttaattattactttttttttagacCTAAATTATTACTCACTCcgatttctcttattttctttttagtccgTTTTATTTGTCATATATGTCTATTAGTTTTTAATGATAAAAACTTATTCGCACCTGATActtatatcaaatcaataaaaaatatgacATGTGCTTATACATAAAACTTTTAACATCTAACCATGGTTAGTTTTCATGCATTGTCACCACATTACATCACTTAATTATAGATAAATTTACACGATTTAGTGTAATCACCTAATGCGGATGAATATTAACTGTTCTTGTTTTTTTACAATAACAGTTCAATTAATGTTGGTGAAGTTGTTggtcaaaataattaataaatggTGTTAAATTTACCAttcaaaatagaaagaaataaatgaattgaGTTAGCTATAATTATTCAAGATAGGTCCGTTGAACACAATTTTATCAAGAAaatagattatatatataagttaaatattaaatttaaatatttttaatgaaatttttgaTTTCGATACTCAGGTAAATATATTATGATTGATTTGGGATAGATATCTATTGAAGAAGGAATTAGAGAAAGAAAGGGCCATAGACTCATAGGCGGATATGgcagtttttattttattttatagtagtaAAAAAGATTTGCCTATTGTTTAGGAGAAAATAGAGATGTTCCTTGTTTTAAggtaaaaaatacaaaattgtGGAAGAAAATGGTCTTTGTTGTCCCACCGTTTATAAGCCCAAGTCCTAAGCTTTACTACTGCGCTAGTCCTAAAATGGCAATTTTGTCCTCCCAAAAACACCTAATGTTGAGCTGTTTTGAGTGTTCGACAAGTATTCATCAACTCACTTAAAATAGCTCAGGTTTACCAAATGTGTAAGTGTTGCTCACTGCTCGTCAAAAGAGAATCTAGCATTTTTAAAATATAGGTGCAccacttaaaaaaataaaaaaaatatgtaatgtgaaagtttatttataattatttaaataaataactCAACATTCAACGAAATACATTTCAGAATAACAAGTTGTTTAGTTATAGGAGGAGTGTAATATTAGATATATTAGAATGTTCAGTTTTAAGTTATACTTTGAGTCAAATACTCTAATTATAAGAGGAGTATAATACTTTGTTTTTCCATTTTTCATCCATACTTTAAATCTTGCTGCTTGCATCTTTTTGGTCAAGACAAATGGGTGATTGAATCCGCTATATTTGTCTTTTAAACACagaaagattaatatatatatatatatatatatatatatatatatatatacaaaattgtgaaatcattattttaaaggtataataaatttattattgttttgtCATATGACTCCGCATATTTAACtttcaatgaattaaaatttatatttgttttttcatgaaaaaatatacatgttatatttgattatttatgaaattttatatTACCATCAAATATAAAGTAGTGGTACAAATATAACATTTTGTGAATATTCACAAACAAATGAATCAAAGGTACATTATTTAAATTAACTAAAAATTTAATATGTTTAATTAAATATCATATGgactaaaattaaatatttaccaATAATTAAGAGACCATGAAATATGAATACTATTAATCCAATTTAAATTCTGATTTCATTTTTTagcagaaaaaaaaaatcagttgGATTTGTGTGGGCGCATAGAAAAATGTAACGAACAAAAGGAATCAGCAGCGGCAAGAAATTAAATGCAGAATATGAGTATCATTCGGTTATTCCCAACTGCAATGTCCAAGTGGCCCACTGCCTTGTCTCGTAACTCGTAAGCAACCAAGCGCCGctggcaatttttttttttttcattcggTGTTTTGTTAGAGTCGAATTAAATTTAGTGTATTGCAGTATTCATTTTTTGGAATGATACTTTtagtagatttttttttcttcttctcaatATTtaaacttgatatttctgattaaaaataaagaaatctcATTCATTTTACAACATAATTATGTACCTTTCTTAACTTGGTCTCTGACTATTTATGATTGAGCCAAATAGAAAGGTGCACAAAATTGCTCACAGCTGTATATGATTAGTTCACTGAGCTGTACCTAAATACAGTTGTTTCCCGTGTTAGATTTCCTTCAACTTTACAAAAAGTGTGACCCTTTTCttcacattattattattataaaaaaagagGACAAATATAAATTGTTGTCCATCCTTTTTATTATGCTAAATTGGTTTTTAGAGTGAGTATATACTTTTGATCTTAGTTAATGTAACCAAAGGACttggaaaataaaatttattgtttagtAGCATACGTtgaagataaaaagaaaaaatcgtTTGAGATAATTTGATAACGTTTTGTGTTAATAACATATAGATGCATCGATTTATATATGTGAAGCTATAATATTACCTAAGATACTAAAAAAGGACAAGCACTATTAAAAACTCACTATTtttccattaattttttttactgagAATCAATAGGCAGTATTATAAATATTAGAGAAGTGCTACAATTTCAAACAAGCCCCACATTCGTTTGTTTGATTATAAGAAGCAAAAAACAGGATATTCATCGTTGTTGGACTGAGTTTTTTGGGGTCAATTAAtcaaattgtaattttttaaaatttaatatccAGCCTTCCCTAATCACGCATGATCACTTGTTTTAAAGTGTTATGTGGTTAGTAGATATCCATGTGCATTGTTTGTTCACTTATAAATGCTAATGAAGATATATTGATGGAGacaaattcagaatttaaattttagaattatttagaataattatttaatttaatatataataataattgagttcgtaattaaatattatatagaaTTTGGATAAAAGCTAGCAGGCTCATGTATATCTACTGCTTTAAGGCTAGATCGGCCTCAACTTATAACTTGTTTGGTGAAATCTGTGTTTGATAATCAATTTGAAAAACACGTTTTTTTCAACATTAGAATAACAATTTGCGCTTAAACAAGGACAAAAAAATGCTTTTGggaaaaaactatttttttcgaTCTTTGCTACTACTAAAGATCACTTGTTTTTTGGGGAAAAACATTTTTTGATTTCGAGATGCTTGACCAAACAGACTATTATTGATGAGTACTATAAGCATGTATTAGGGAATCTCCTTAATTAGTCCAATCTATTACTTAAACGCCAACCGTTCCTTGTATTGCTAAAGTGATGATTCTATTCTATCTTCGCATGAtagaattatttataattttcagTATTGGAAATCATTAATCACAAGgacaaaaacaaattaaaatactaAAGTAGGGTCCTCTTCTCCCTAAAAGAATATATACTTTGTATTCCTTTTTCCAATCTTAAGTATATGGTAATAAGTATTATTTTTCTAGTTGATGCTAATCATATATTGAGATGTACCTAAATTCTCCACCATACCCATTTAACAAATTCACTTCAATTCCTACCCCAAATAcccataaaatagaaaaatgaaaAGTAACTAATTATTTATTCCTTCAACGGCAACTCTTTCTAGTGCGTGTTAAAAGTAATGATTCTAGCTTCCCAGTATAGAATTATGACTGGCAACCATTAGCTTTAATCACAAAagcaaattattatttattttaatcaaataattaaacTAATCCACCCaaagaaataattaactttttagCTTTAGGAGAAGGAACTGGTTTAATCGAAAAGTGCCAGAATAAGAGGTTTTGTCGGAGAGTTATCGTCGTGTTATCATAATTCATACGCGTTTTAAATTTTATGCTAGAAACTGTGAAAATGGAACTacgattaaaaaatatatattttcctaatttttttggTGCATTTTTTAACCACACAGTACctgattattttaaaaattcgtGTCCCATAAGATactaaaaatgaaatatttcatattagcagttttatatattttttctgtaAGGTTCGAATTCGAGATTATGAATTAAGTATAAAGCGGAATTAATTGTGTCTTAAGCTAGAAGAGGTGTAGCGTTCAATttcatttaatctatttttaaaacaaaagaGACTAAGCTCAAATATTGACACGAATCTAGATTATTAATCAAGGTCCTAATATCAATATCTAATCCTGGATGGAGGAATTAAGcaaaagaaaaaactaaaatcttCAATTCGATTATTAGAGACACCATGTGAATTATGTTGGGTTCCCTTTAATGCAACGTAACGATATCCATGCAACGTGCCCTCTTCTCCCACTATTTagaacaatcatttatacttaaTATAATGTCGTTTCCTTCTAATTGATTATTGCTAATAAGTAATAATAATGCATTCATATCTACCTAACCAAAGCACGTGCATGTTTCGAGATTATAAGGAACAACGAATGAAAGCAATAAAGAATTATCGATTCCAcaaaataagaattagaaaTACGTAATACTTAAAAGAAAGTATTGTGTGatggttcaagccttgaaaacagtTTCTGGCAGAAATACAATGTTTTTCCGAATCCTGCGCATAGCGAAAGTTTAGTGCACCGGCCTGCcccttttaatacttaaagAAATTATATTAGTTGAATTTGTTATTTGTCCTAATACTCAATATTACAGTGGGGCGATTGGCACTAATGGAGAGGTTAAACCAATTTAATTCATCTGGATTTTTTTGGAGACAAATAAAAGTACAGCtatcgattttttttttaaaattactatAACCAAGTCAAAGGCAATAATGCATAAGGAATTGGTTAACTGAGGGTGAAAGAAATGACACATTATATTGTTGGTGGATTTGGCCACATAATTTGTTCATGGCTTGAATAAGGTTCAAAGAGTTGTTGACCTGATCGAGTTCTCTGTAAGATTAGGTTTGTAAGAAACAAATTAACACAGAAGAAGATGGTACATACACAACAAAATGACTAGTAACGTAACACTGTCCCATCAATTATTAGCAAAAGCTGTGAAATTAAGCACTTCCAAGTGATTTTGGTCACATTTTTGCTCGTTTAAGGATGTCCACAACAAATTGAGGAGCTTCAATGAATTTCACTTTGCAAGACTAGTTACAATTACTACATTTCTGAGTTCTGAATTCAGTTGCAATTGATATTCTGAATCttcattttcattcaaaatAAATGCGTTCAAATGAATAAAGTTGCTGACGGGTGACCTCTAAAAATTGTTTAGACACAGTATAATCTTGAAAGGCTCTAACAAGCTTACTCACTTTATTTTGTCAACAACTCATACTTAATATCTTGATACTTAATAAAGTAAAATCCAGATGAAGGAGACAAGCAGTGGTCTTTATTTTGTTGATAATTTTGACAGGTACAACGAT
It contains:
- the LOC129894088 gene encoding uncharacterized protein LOC129894088; this translates as MLDAWLKSKFYAKSKSTIKLTKTRIEMVKRKRNAMLKYLKNDIADLLKTGLDINAYSRAEGLLVELNLSRCYDFLEQYCEHISNNLSVMYKQRECPEECREAVASLNFAAARFADVPELRELRTVFTERYGNFLECHVSKEFLQSLKSVPLTKEMKLQLMKDIASESGIEWNSKALEQKLYNPLVSEQDWTKSQSDQKHNLHGKMEEPPQKKDSEVAKFNRENVRQLSKDKSEHNSSNGRKVVPDDEQSSPMRRRERSNRRRRDSLSRKSDDSPPVKDIEVIKRQHNKPEIEIVPEEESDDKKPLHYRSILPPYIKSRASLTKNSSDTASPTSSTGEENCKDDTAEKAKDKSRSARTRRGTKVSIGDDKEPQDEEEKLIDRLLMYLSRKKSQKLVNTPKEAAVDSPSKVPRRRSMGSRALSLPTEREQTSPRDISRGHVRANSCQPDMLGSNRHVHPKLPDYDDFVARLASLRGQSRE